Proteins from a genomic interval of Pirellulales bacterium:
- a CDS encoding helix-turn-helix transcriptional regulator, whose amino-acid sequence MTEGVSERLVTAIREGGITQGTLASQIGATQAAVSQWCTGKKSPTNANIDAISAALGIHSHWLQSGVGPMRVVDSVAQRVDYSRDAFWGFRRAPEDGGRDFGNANVWSFEPTIEVLVREVLQNALDAIVPGGSQVQVVFRLIELRNGDLQKYQKSIKWKELHQHLDASTHNRQKLGSLIKDGLESLEESGHLMLLVIEDSGTTGLLGPESGDGKFAALCRNNLDSNKEGTATKGGAFGLGKGVLWRASRFAAVMFCSNLSHPSEAGLRNHRLIGRCDLPWHEVEGEAFAGPSWFGQPHDANRSFAVSFWDNDALARDLYLGREDLGSGTSACVVGFHDPSSDRLKSARELAEEIEKAAATHFFPALSSGKLSVSVKTYGGRADYDKDAPITSAEVDARQLQPEFWRMLQALSEDSFAETLKTPGEIVRKPVSLSLPSRKVDPKHPEYEHEAVLLVRYAPEDEAGTECNRLAMFRGPGMVVSERKLGGICLGSRPFHALLLCGAAAGDQPADLAADEFLRTAEPPSHNKWMATPELKAAYTRGCVSKLDAFLEKAIEVLRDLVKPVSRDLGNGPNSLRELFRVGTEPVSVAKERPRVIAQQGEVDKQGRWNVEARVRMKPNAREVLMTPAVLFVAETGGGQPVLWESIEAISNNCAVEGHQLRVQPGTREVHFRGTTDRESHPVPANESSVVVDLRRVIVVPKGTA is encoded by the coding sequence ATGACGGAAGGCGTTTCAGAAAGGCTTGTTACCGCTATTCGTGAGGGTGGTATAACCCAAGGGACTTTGGCTTCGCAGATCGGCGCTACCCAAGCTGCCGTATCGCAATGGTGTACGGGGAAAAAGTCGCCCACAAATGCGAACATTGACGCAATCTCCGCCGCGTTGGGGATCCACAGCCATTGGCTCCAGTCGGGGGTCGGACCGATGAGGGTTGTTGATTCTGTAGCACAGCGTGTTGACTACTCCCGCGACGCATTCTGGGGGTTTCGGCGGGCGCCCGAAGACGGTGGGCGCGACTTCGGCAATGCCAATGTCTGGTCCTTCGAGCCCACAATCGAAGTCCTTGTTCGCGAGGTCTTGCAGAATGCCCTCGACGCCATTGTTCCTGGCGGCTCCCAGGTTCAGGTAGTTTTTCGCCTTATCGAATTGCGCAACGGCGACCTGCAAAAGTATCAGAAGTCGATCAAGTGGAAGGAACTCCACCAACATCTCGATGCTTCAACGCACAATCGGCAGAAGTTGGGGTCGCTGATCAAAGACGGCCTGGAATCGCTCGAAGAATCTGGCCATCTGATGTTGCTGGTCATTGAAGATTCAGGCACGACGGGGCTGCTAGGTCCAGAAAGTGGAGACGGAAAGTTTGCGGCGCTGTGCCGGAACAATCTTGATTCGAACAAGGAGGGAACTGCAACCAAAGGTGGGGCGTTCGGTCTGGGGAAAGGCGTCTTGTGGCGCGCTTCCCGCTTCGCAGCGGTCATGTTCTGTTCGAATCTTTCCCATCCCTCAGAGGCCGGCCTTCGAAATCATCGATTGATCGGCCGTTGCGACTTACCCTGGCATGAGGTCGAGGGCGAGGCTTTCGCCGGACCAAGCTGGTTTGGTCAGCCGCATGATGCGAATCGATCCTTCGCGGTTTCCTTCTGGGATAACGATGCCCTTGCGCGAGACCTCTATCTTGGCCGGGAAGACCTCGGCAGTGGAACGTCTGCTTGTGTCGTCGGGTTCCATGACCCGAGCTCCGATCGCCTCAAGTCTGCCCGTGAACTCGCAGAGGAGATTGAGAAGGCCGCAGCTACGCATTTCTTCCCCGCGCTTTCGAGCGGAAAGCTGTCAGTCTCGGTCAAGACTTATGGCGGTCGAGCGGATTACGACAAAGACGCGCCAATCACATCGGCGGAGGTGGATGCTCGGCAGCTTCAGCCTGAGTTTTGGCGGATGCTGCAAGCACTCAGCGAGGATAGCTTCGCGGAAACTCTCAAAACGCCGGGCGAGATCGTGCGAAAACCCGTGTCGCTATCGCTTCCGTCTCGCAAGGTTGATCCAAAGCACCCCGAATATGAGCATGAGGCGGTGCTTCTTGTCCGATATGCTCCGGAAGATGAAGCAGGAACAGAATGCAATCGGTTGGCGATGTTTCGTGGACCAGGCATGGTTGTCTCGGAACGAAAACTTGGCGGAATCTGCCTTGGGAGCCGACCGTTCCATGCGCTGCTGCTTTGTGGCGCCGCTGCCGGTGACCAACCTGCGGACTTGGCGGCTGATGAGTTTCTCCGGACAGCCGAACCGCCGTCTCACAACAAATGGATGGCAACACCTGAATTGAAGGCCGCGTATACGCGCGGCTGTGTGAGTAAGCTCGATGCCTTTTTGGAGAAAGCAATCGAGGTTCTCCGCGACTTGGTCAAGCCAGTCTCGCGCGATCTAGGAAACGGCCCCAACTCCCTGCGCGAACTCTTCCGAGTGGGGACAGAGCCTGTTTCGGTCGCCAAGGAAAGGCCCCGTGTCATCGCTCAACAAGGAGAAGTCGACAAACAGGGACGATGGAATGTTGAAGCTCGTGTGCGAATGAAGCCCAATGCGCGCGAGGTCTTGATGACGCCCGCGGTCCTTTTTGTTGCCGAGACCGGCGGTGGACAGCCAGTTCTCTGGGAGTCGATTGAGGCGATCAGCAACAACTGCGCGGTCGAAGGACATCAACTGCGAGTCCAGCCTGGCACTCGCGAAGTTCATTTCCGCGGGACGACTGACAGAGAGTCGCATCCCGTTCCGGCGAACGAGTCAAGTGTTGTGGTAGACCTTCGCAGGGTTATCGTTGTCCCGAAAGGAACGGCATGA
- a CDS encoding SAM-dependent DNA methyltransferase yields the protein MAKARGTKASREKPTANGVAEITKELWQAAVELRGSIEPADYKRYVLPIIFLRFLSLRFEKRRAELERLIADPKSDYHTKNAKTAQAILEDADEYRSVGAFIVPKKARWDHLLKNAQADDIKVILDDALEALEKAYPDKLRGLLPRVFAGSNLSRENATGLINLFSKDIFKQDHGGEDTIGRVYEYFIGEFANSEGKRGGEYFTPASIVRTLVALLEPTEGTVFDPCCGSGGMFVQSDIFTKHSGKLSFVGQESKDFTYRLCRMNLFIHGVDGNIKLGNSYFDDQHATLKADYLLANPPFNDGSKGANGWGADRIPDKDPRLAIAGQPMPLAPRNANTMWILHFLHHLKENGTAGFVMATGELSNGETARLAVRKAIVEAGYVDAVVQLSGQLFANTQIPCGLWFLSKGRGGGKGNRKRTDEILFIDARKLGSLIPGSRKQKQLSEEEIERIAAVYREYRRKGAPDAIPGHCRAATLDEVREHNYALTPGRYVGSEDADDEDEPFEEKFPKLLKQLEEQFAESRRLEKLIRSSLSDVLIAEVTNAN from the coding sequence ATGGCGAAAGCCAGGGGCACCAAGGCGAGTCGCGAAAAGCCGACTGCCAACGGCGTTGCCGAGATCACCAAGGAACTCTGGCAGGCGGCGGTGGAGCTGCGCGGGTCGATCGAGCCGGCGGACTACAAACGCTATGTCCTGCCGATCATCTTCTTGCGGTTCTTGTCGCTGCGGTTCGAGAAGCGGCGTGCAGAGCTTGAGCGGCTGATCGCCGATCCCAAGAGCGACTACCACACCAAGAATGCCAAGACTGCCCAGGCCATTCTGGAGGACGCCGACGAATACCGTTCGGTCGGCGCGTTCATCGTCCCCAAAAAGGCCCGCTGGGACCACTTGCTCAAGAACGCCCAGGCCGACGACATCAAGGTCATCCTCGACGACGCCCTTGAAGCCCTGGAGAAGGCGTATCCCGACAAGTTGCGCGGCCTGTTGCCGCGAGTGTTCGCCGGTTCGAATCTCTCGCGAGAGAACGCCACCGGGCTGATCAACCTCTTCTCGAAAGACATCTTCAAGCAGGACCACGGCGGCGAAGACACCATCGGCCGGGTCTACGAATACTTCATCGGCGAATTCGCCAACTCCGAGGGAAAGAGGGGCGGCGAATACTTCACGCCGGCCAGCATCGTCCGCACTCTTGTTGCCCTGCTTGAACCGACCGAGGGAACAGTCTTCGATCCGTGCTGCGGCTCGGGCGGCATGTTCGTCCAGTCCGACATCTTTACCAAGCACTCGGGTAAACTGTCGTTCGTCGGCCAGGAGAGCAAGGATTTCACCTACCGGCTCTGCCGGATGAACCTGTTCATCCACGGCGTCGATGGCAATATCAAGCTGGGCAACTCCTACTTCGACGATCAGCACGCCACGCTCAAAGCCGACTACCTGCTGGCCAATCCGCCGTTCAATGACGGCTCAAAGGGCGCCAATGGCTGGGGGGCTGACCGGATCCCCGACAAAGATCCTCGCCTGGCGATTGCCGGCCAGCCGATGCCACTCGCCCCCCGCAACGCCAACACCATGTGGATCCTCCACTTCCTCCATCACCTGAAGGAAAATGGAACGGCGGGCTTCGTCATGGCGACGGGCGAACTATCGAACGGCGAAACAGCCCGGCTCGCAGTGCGAAAGGCGATTGTCGAAGCGGGCTACGTCGACGCGGTCGTTCAATTATCCGGTCAATTATTCGCCAACACGCAGATTCCCTGCGGCCTGTGGTTCCTGTCGAAAGGACGTGGCGGCGGCAAGGGGAACCGCAAGCGAACCGACGAGATTCTGTTCATCGACGCTCGCAAACTCGGCTCGCTCATCCCCGGCTCGCGAAAGCAAAAGCAGCTTTCCGAGGAGGAGATCGAGCGGATTGCCGCGGTCTATCGCGAGTATCGGCGCAAAGGGGCGCCCGACGCGATCCCCGGGCATTGCCGCGCGGCCACCCTCGACGAGGTCCGCGAACACAACTACGCCCTCACGCCCGGCCGCTACGTCGGCTCTGAAGACGCCGACGACGAGGACGAACCGTTCGAGGAGAAGTTCCCCAAGCTGCTGAAGCAGTTGGAGGAGCAGTTCGCAGAGTCACGACGATTGGAGAAGCTAATTCGTAGTTCCTTGAGCGACGTACTGATCGCCGAGGTGACCAATGCGAATTAG
- a CDS encoding restriction endonuclease subunit S: MRISPGQHKTKELIDLGILTIGDGYRAKNSELASSGLPFARAGNVNGGFHFAECDFFPSTDLNKVGEKIARPGDAVFTSKGSVGRIAFVTADTPRFVYSPQLCYWRSNDPRTLYPRFLYYWLCGDEFADQANSVKGQTDMADYVSLTDQRRMSITLPEINVQVATAGLLGALDDKIELNRRTNETLEAMARSLFKSWFDQQPGSEITIGKLEADAVLAVNDGYRAKNSELGAPGLPFVRAGNLNGGGFDLAGSDLLAETRIGLAGMKLSQPGDVAFTSKGTVGRFAFVHKTTPKFVYSPQLCFWRSMKRDQLDPHVLFQWMKSDELSDQIDAVKGQTDMADYVSLRDQRRMKFTAPLGAAQVELGRRLEPLMDRVAANLQQSRTLVTLRDSLLPKLLSGEIRLRNAERKIKEVV, encoded by the coding sequence ATGCGAATTAGTCCGGGACAGCACAAAACCAAGGAGCTTATTGACCTCGGTATCTTGACGATCGGAGATGGATATCGGGCAAAGAACTCGGAATTGGCATCGTCGGGGCTCCCGTTTGCACGAGCCGGAAATGTGAATGGTGGGTTTCACTTCGCTGAGTGCGACTTTTTTCCAAGCACTGATCTAAACAAAGTTGGTGAGAAGATTGCCCGCCCGGGGGATGCAGTGTTCACCTCAAAGGGATCAGTTGGACGAATTGCCTTCGTCACCGCAGATACCCCACGGTTCGTCTATTCGCCGCAACTGTGCTATTGGCGATCGAACGATCCGCGAACCTTGTATCCTCGTTTTCTCTACTACTGGCTTTGTGGGGACGAATTTGCCGACCAAGCGAACAGCGTGAAAGGCCAGACAGACATGGCCGACTATGTGAGTCTGACGGATCAGCGCCGTATGTCGATCACGCTCCCCGAAATCAATGTGCAGGTAGCAACTGCCGGATTGCTCGGAGCTCTAGACGACAAGATCGAGTTGAACCGGCGGACGAATGAGACGCTGGAGGCGATGGCCCGGTCGCTGTTCAAGTCGTGGTTTGACCAACAGCCAGGAAGCGAAATCACCATTGGCAAACTTGAAGCCGACGCGGTCCTGGCGGTCAACGATGGATATCGGGCGAAGAACAGCGAGCTTGGTGCGCCGGGCCTTCCGTTCGTGCGAGCAGGCAATCTGAATGGGGGGGGATTTGACTTAGCAGGTAGTGATCTCTTGGCCGAAACACGAATTGGTCTTGCCGGAATGAAACTGTCCCAACCAGGCGACGTTGCGTTCACGTCAAAGGGGACCGTTGGTCGGTTCGCATTCGTGCACAAAACCACACCGAAGTTCGTCTACTCGCCGCAGTTGTGTTTTTGGCGGTCGATGAAACGTGATCAGTTGGACCCACACGTTCTTTTTCAGTGGATGAAATCGGACGAATTGTCGGACCAAATCGACGCGGTCAAGGGACAGACGGACATGGCGGACTATGTAAGTCTTCGTGATCAACGGCGTATGAAGTTCACGGCTCCACTCGGCGCGGCGCAAGTTGAATTGGGCCGAAGGCTCGAACCGTTGATGGACCGGGTTGCTGCAAATCTTCAACAATCTCGGACTCTAGTAACGCTTCGTGATTCACTGCTCCCGAAGCTTCTTTCCGGCGAGATTAGATTGCGGAACGCAGAACGCAAGATCAAGGAGGTCGTATGA
- a CDS encoding type I restriction endonuclease subunit R, giving the protein MPQHGSESEFELTTIDRITGLGYRYAPGEDLTRQPEEVVFQDILRAELKRRYPDLPERSLDEAVRRFARPEGVDALRRNLAFHQDLTRGIEIKVELPGGLVEHRHIYAVDWDEPENNDFLVVNQFGIHGKNDRRPDIVIFVNGLPLVVFELKNPYDEHPTVNDAHNQIGHYRHDIPQLFEFNAITVVSDGVTTLHGAWTADMEWFAPWKSIDGFDIEANTTGTMKTLIEGLFPKDRLLAYVRHFLVFESANEKITKKAAKYHQFFAVRIAAQKAAESFRPNADRRIGVIWHTTGSGKSLSMAFLVGLLRNNPALRNPTFVIQVDRTDLDDQLHDQFVAARALVGDVKHADSVDDLRDMLRTEGGEVIFSTIEKFRLKSEEGEIEHPILSQRANIIVIADEAHRSQYGFLKGYARYLAEALPNARRLGFTGTPISFSGADTTDVFGDLIHTYDIQQSQEDKATVPIFYAPRQIKLHLTKQNIDAALQEITDDQPVSDLEARKSKWAALAQAAGAKDRVDELAQDLLAHFLDRNETLQGKAMVVCMTRENCVRLYDALTALPNCPEVKIVMTGNLSKDPPEWSQAGHITTKAQRDAIKKRMIDPSDPLRMVIVCDMWLTGTDIPCLHTLYIDKPMRGHTIIQAISRVNRVFRDKPHGLVVDYIGIGDQLREATSKYSQGGGRGDPAPDISDKAAAVFAECLDAVRQLMPEGTNYGDWRRLTRIELEDRYAHVFGVLTDDDAHKQHFLDAELRVSQAFLLVKHLDDCRPFADEVIFYQRVRHQILKTIPGRRPERDLEKAVRDLVDDSVESEGVVDIFKLSGIVQPDISILDDDFLQTFKNQPQQNLRLQLLEALLRDEIQNRTRKNLAKAKSFKELLEKTLQRYHNRLVDAAAVVQAMLQIKKDMDADRARAQSLGLADEELAFYDAVAANYEQLYSQDFLRDLVHEVVQSIKRNLKVDWTEPHREDVKASVRSTVKRVLRNKGVKADDLEPFFDAIMAQAEAVFADWPQAA; this is encoded by the coding sequence ATGCCCCAGCATGGTTCGGAATCTGAATTCGAGCTGACGACCATCGACCGGATCACCGGCCTGGGCTACCGTTATGCGCCCGGCGAGGACTTAACGCGACAGCCGGAGGAAGTTGTTTTCCAAGACATCCTGCGTGCCGAGCTCAAGCGTCGATACCCCGATCTCCCAGAACGATCGCTCGACGAGGCTGTCCGCCGATTCGCCCGGCCCGAAGGCGTCGATGCGCTTCGCCGCAACCTGGCGTTTCATCAAGATCTGACTCGCGGAATCGAGATCAAGGTCGAGCTTCCCGGTGGCCTCGTCGAGCATCGGCACATTTATGCTGTCGATTGGGACGAGCCTGAGAACAATGACTTTCTCGTCGTAAACCAGTTTGGCATCCACGGCAAGAACGACCGTCGGCCGGACATTGTCATCTTTGTCAACGGTCTGCCGCTGGTCGTGTTTGAACTGAAGAACCCCTACGACGAACACCCGACAGTCAACGACGCCCACAATCAGATCGGCCACTATCGGCACGACATTCCCCAGCTCTTCGAGTTCAATGCCATAACCGTCGTCTCCGATGGCGTGACGACGTTGCACGGGGCTTGGACGGCTGACATGGAATGGTTCGCCCCGTGGAAGTCGATCGACGGCTTCGACATCGAGGCGAACACCACCGGCACAATGAAGACCCTCATCGAGGGTCTGTTTCCCAAGGATCGGCTGCTGGCCTACGTGCGTCACTTTCTCGTGTTCGAGTCCGCCAACGAGAAGATCACCAAGAAGGCAGCCAAGTATCACCAGTTTTTCGCGGTGCGGATTGCAGCCCAGAAGGCGGCTGAGTCGTTTCGGCCGAATGCCGATCGCCGCATCGGTGTGATCTGGCACACGACCGGCTCGGGTAAATCGCTTTCGATGGCGTTCCTCGTGGGATTGCTACGCAATAACCCCGCCCTGCGGAACCCGACGTTCGTCATTCAAGTGGACCGAACGGACCTCGACGATCAATTGCACGATCAGTTCGTGGCCGCTCGCGCTCTTGTCGGCGATGTCAAGCACGCCGACAGCGTGGACGATTTGCGGGACATGCTGCGGACCGAAGGGGGCGAGGTCATTTTCTCGACGATCGAGAAATTCCGGCTGAAGTCGGAGGAAGGAGAGATCGAGCACCCCATTCTCTCGCAGCGCGCCAATATCATTGTCATCGCGGACGAGGCTCACCGCAGCCAATACGGATTCCTCAAGGGCTACGCGCGATACCTGGCCGAGGCATTGCCGAACGCTCGCCGGCTCGGGTTCACCGGCACACCGATCAGTTTCAGCGGAGCCGACACGACCGACGTGTTCGGCGATTTGATTCACACCTACGACATTCAGCAGTCGCAGGAAGACAAAGCGACTGTGCCCATCTTCTATGCTCCGCGACAGATCAAGCTGCACCTGACGAAGCAAAACATCGATGCGGCCCTGCAAGAGATCACCGATGACCAACCCGTCAGCGACCTGGAAGCACGGAAGTCTAAATGGGCAGCCTTGGCACAAGCTGCGGGCGCGAAGGACCGCGTTGACGAACTGGCCCAAGACCTCTTGGCTCACTTCCTCGACCGCAACGAAACGCTCCAGGGCAAGGCGATGGTCGTTTGCATGACGCGCGAGAACTGCGTGCGGCTCTACGACGCCTTGACCGCGTTACCGAACTGCCCGGAAGTAAAGATTGTGATGACCGGCAATCTGTCAAAGGATCCACCAGAATGGAGCCAGGCGGGGCATATCACGACGAAGGCACAGCGTGACGCGATCAAGAAGCGGATGATCGACCCGAGCGACCCGCTCCGCATGGTCATCGTCTGCGATATGTGGCTTACCGGGACGGATATTCCGTGCTTGCACACGCTCTACATTGACAAGCCGATGCGTGGTCACACCATCATTCAGGCGATCTCGCGGGTCAACCGTGTCTTCCGCGATAAGCCGCACGGATTGGTGGTGGATTACATTGGCATTGGCGATCAACTGCGCGAAGCCACCAGCAAATACTCGCAAGGGGGTGGTCGTGGCGATCCGGCGCCTGACATCTCTGACAAGGCGGCGGCGGTTTTCGCCGAGTGCCTGGACGCCGTCCGCCAGCTTATGCCCGAGGGAACCAATTATGGTGATTGGCGACGGTTGACAAGGATCGAGCTTGAAGACCGCTACGCACACGTCTTTGGCGTGCTGACTGACGATGACGCGCATAAACAGCACTTTCTGGATGCGGAACTTCGCGTTTCGCAAGCCTTCTTGCTGGTCAAGCATCTTGACGACTGCCGTCCATTCGCTGACGAAGTGATCTTCTACCAGCGCGTTCGGCACCAGATTCTAAAGACGATTCCAGGCCGAAGGCCCGAACGAGACCTTGAGAAAGCGGTCCGCGACTTGGTGGACGACAGCGTTGAATCCGAAGGAGTCGTTGACATCTTCAAGCTTTCTGGCATTGTGCAGCCGGATATCTCGATTCTTGACGACGATTTTCTCCAAACGTTTAAGAACCAGCCTCAGCAGAACCTTCGATTGCAACTACTTGAAGCCCTGCTGCGCGATGAGATTCAGAATCGGACTCGCAAAAACCTTGCGAAAGCAAAGAGCTTCAAGGAGCTTCTGGAGAAAACGCTGCAACGCTATCACAATCGTCTGGTAGATGCCGCTGCCGTCGTTCAGGCGATGCTTCAGATCAAGAAGGACATGGATGCAGACCGAGCACGAGCCCAGTCACTTGGTTTGGCTGATGAAGAGCTGGCGTTTTATGATGCTGTCGCCGCCAACTACGAACAACTTTACTCGCAAGACTTTTTGCGAGACCTTGTGCATGAAGTTGTTCAATCGATCAAACGCAACCTCAAGGTCGACTGGACAGAGCCGCACCGCGAGGACGTCAAAGCGTCAGTCCGTTCTACGGTCAAGCGTGTCCTTCGCAACAAGGGGGTGAAAGCCGACGATCTTGAGCCGTTCTTTGATGCCATCATGGCCCAAGCGGAGGCAGTCTTCGCCGATTGGCCGCAGGCGGCATAG
- a CDS encoding aminotransferase class V-fold PLP-dependent enzyme has translation MFQQASAVGIVGRILSTYQRFGCDGLFLPAVSHDGIQLPVAEIVRPLGNFRAPKFVAVDGAQAIGHLSCGNIMQVVDFYLASTHKWLGSGLPLGIAVCGTRLSRQKSARIPDPLFSLTQQMTGAWACGFGETVNAVPLVTGFAAIQEHLNDKDVRLNHQQQNRTMLTEVARTAGWSVIEPDSEFRTGIVLIHAPVETLCQESEAKLTERFQQLGIAVTCYAGGFVRLSAPISKIAMTDLTYLHEALRSIANGRSLPAQSNLSSSWPDVVA, from the coding sequence TTGTTCCAGCAAGCATCGGCAGTTGGAATCGTCGGGCGGATCCTTTCGACCTATCAGCGATTTGGCTGTGATGGCCTTTTTCTACCGGCGGTGAGCCATGATGGAATTCAACTGCCTGTAGCAGAGATCGTCCGGCCCCTGGGTAATTTCCGAGCACCGAAATTCGTCGCCGTGGACGGGGCACAAGCTATTGGGCACCTCTCGTGTGGCAACATCATGCAAGTGGTGGACTTCTACCTTGCAAGCACCCACAAGTGGCTCGGATCCGGACTCCCACTGGGAATCGCGGTTTGTGGCACTCGGCTCAGTCGCCAGAAATCGGCTCGAATTCCCGACCCCTTGTTTTCGCTGACCCAACAAATGACCGGCGCCTGGGCATGTGGCTTCGGCGAAACCGTCAACGCGGTCCCCCTCGTCACGGGGTTTGCAGCCATCCAAGAACACCTCAACGACAAGGACGTCCGTCTGAATCACCAACAGCAGAATCGGACCATGTTGACCGAGGTTGCTCGGACCGCTGGTTGGTCGGTCATCGAGCCCGACTCAGAGTTTCGCACGGGAATCGTGTTGATTCACGCCCCTGTTGAAACACTTTGCCAGGAGTCTGAAGCCAAGCTGACAGAACGGTTTCAGCAGTTGGGAATCGCAGTCACCTGTTATGCCGGCGGCTTCGTGCGGTTGTCTGCTCCGATCTCAAAGATAGCGATGACCGACTTGACCTACCTCCACGAGGCCCTGCGATCCATTGCTAACGGGCGGTCATTGCCAGCTCAGTCGAACTTGTCATCATCCTGGCCAGATGTGGTCGCCTGA
- a CDS encoding ParA family protein, producing MRRLMAGNWPVHNRPRSYPAHPGRREHTFFACQTLRTCGTLSAMRRQRAGLRVARRHMATIGITNQKGGCGKTSTAINLAAGLADSGKTVLVVDLDPQAPVAPGLGVTPAEDLIRMADAVKYGRLSELVTPTTTPGLFVAPGDNSLDPAAIANQPLRDTLLQRALTPLRPRFDFILLDTPPNLDIVTLNAFMAADWLILTSEVDRESFISLNRTLEVAFEYAQFRPEIDPQYFYRVLVTIYDARELTINEWFSKNFAPLAEQSFRTRIHRATAIKKARAYGLSIFDYAQRSRLALASAGRAVADFESLTREVLAHEAQRRNSGHAAYAA from the coding sequence TTGCGCCGGCTGATGGCTGGCAACTGGCCGGTTCACAACCGGCCACGATCTTATCCCGCGCATCCAGGGAGACGGGAGCACACTTTTTTCGCTTGCCAAACATTGCGCACGTGTGGCACGTTGTCAGCCATGCGCCGGCAACGTGCCGGCTTGCGAGTGGCAAGGAGGCACATGGCGACCATCGGAATCACAAATCAAAAGGGCGGTTGTGGCAAAACGTCGACCGCCATCAACCTGGCAGCAGGACTTGCGGATAGCGGCAAGACGGTGCTGGTCGTCGACCTTGATCCCCAGGCACCGGTAGCACCTGGCCTGGGCGTGACTCCGGCCGAGGATCTGATTCGGATGGCAGACGCCGTCAAGTATGGCCGGCTCAGCGAGCTGGTAACGCCGACCACGACACCAGGCCTTTTCGTTGCGCCGGGGGACAACAGCCTCGATCCGGCAGCCATCGCCAATCAACCGCTGCGCGACACGCTCTTGCAGCGGGCGCTGACCCCACTGCGGCCCCGGTTCGATTTCATCTTGCTCGATACGCCTCCCAATCTCGATATCGTCACGCTCAACGCCTTCATGGCGGCCGACTGGCTGATTCTGACCAGCGAAGTAGACCGGGAATCGTTCATCAGTCTGAATCGCACGTTGGAGGTCGCCTTCGAGTATGCCCAGTTTCGTCCAGAAATCGATCCCCAGTATTTCTATCGGGTGCTGGTGACCATCTACGACGCCCGCGAACTGACGATCAACGAATGGTTCTCAAAGAACTTCGCCCCCTTGGCCGAACAGAGCTTCCGCACCCGCATCCATCGGGCAACGGCCATCAAGAAGGCCCGTGCCTATGGCCTGTCGATTTTTGACTACGCCCAACGTTCGCGACTGGCCCTGGCTTCGGCCGGACGGGCCGTCGCCGATTTCGAATCCCTGACCCGTGAGGTATTGGCCCATGAAGCTCAGAGAAGAAATTCCGGCCACGCTGCCTACGCCGCCTAG
- a CDS encoding type II toxin-antitoxin system RelE/ParE family toxin: protein MTYRLVLSHRALADIESSAHWWSEHHSPTEASRWFDGIFAAMDSLKQDPQRHGLAREADRFPYELRQRLFGVGRRKTHRILFTVRDEEIVVLSVRHAAQADVTPGDVA, encoded by the coding sequence ATGACCTACCGACTCGTGCTGTCCCATCGGGCGCTGGCCGACATCGAGTCCAGTGCCCACTGGTGGTCGGAACATCACTCGCCGACGGAAGCGAGTCGGTGGTTCGACGGGATTTTCGCCGCGATGGACTCCCTCAAGCAGGATCCTCAACGGCATGGGTTGGCGAGGGAGGCGGATCGATTTCCCTATGAATTGCGGCAACGCCTGTTTGGCGTGGGACGGCGCAAAACGCATCGGATATTGTTCACCGTGCGTGACGAGGAGATCGTGGTCTTGAGCGTTCGACATGCGGCCCAAGCGGATGTGACTCCCGGCGATGTTGCCTGA
- a CDS encoding type I restriction endonuclease subunit M, whose amino-acid sequence MAGVSFPLGLLVATPGALDRVPHEERLIALGRHADGDWGDCCPEDWHSNNSALADGLRLFSVYHTFGGTKFWIITEADRSVTTILLPEEY is encoded by the coding sequence TTGGCAGGTGTCAGTTTTCCCTTGGGGCTGTTGGTAGCCACGCCTGGCGCTTTGGATCGGGTTCCTCATGAAGAGCGATTGATCGCCCTGGGACGCCATGCGGATGGCGATTGGGGAGATTGCTGCCCCGAAGACTGGCATTCGAACAACTCGGCGTTAGCTGACGGTTTGCGTCTCTTTTCCGTCTACCACACCTTTGGCGGTACCAAGTTCTGGATTATCACCGAGGCGGATCGTTCCGTGACCACGATCTTGTTGCCCGAAGAATACTGA